In Mercenaria mercenaria strain notata chromosome 13, MADL_Memer_1, whole genome shotgun sequence, a single window of DNA contains:
- the LOC123529497 gene encoding uncharacterized protein LOC123529497 isoform X1: MSSISDNLTLEKAIEALEKVKAEFEIDNGRIAIITSDRYAETYDIMGNHFTPDEPLSKAFGVTWNEEFEQSVHKTLVQNVSICMISRDTNEVMGVRVIGLMRKSDPPSDFSSIKYEQLRSLYEFLNHKQYEVNFFERYEVDEAIHFTTLGVHKKFRRMGLGGRLLGAAVAMCRELGFKAIQGEGTSNFSQRIYEKQGFETLITMPYDSYFYKGQPIINATGEHTMTKIYGLKL, encoded by the exons ATGAGTAGTATTTCGGATAATTTAACTTTGGAAAAAGCTATTGAG GCGTTAGAGAAAGTGAAGGCTGAATTTGAAATCGACAATGGTCGAATAGCCATTATTACATCTGATCGGTATGCAGAGACATATGACATAATGGGTAACCATTTTACCCCAGATGAGCCTCTAAGTAAAGCTTTTGGTGTCACGTGGAATGAAGAATTTGAACAGTCAGTACACAAGACTCTCGTGCAGAATGTGTCTATCTGCATGATATCAAGGGATACAAATGAGGTAATGGGCGTTCGTGTGATTGGTCTTATGAGGAAATCAGACCCACCTAGTGACTTCTCGTCAATAAAGTACGAACAGTTAAGAAGTCTTTACGAATTCTTAAATCATAAACAATATGAGGTCAACTTCTTTGAAAGATACGAAGTTGATGAAGCCATACATTTCACAACGTTAGGAGTCCACAAAAAGTTCCGCCGAATGGGTCTCGGAGGTCGACTCCTTGGAGCTGCAGTCGCCATGTGCAGGGAGTTAGGATTCAAAGCAATACAGGGTGAAGGGACGTCCAATTTCTCACAAAGGATTTATGAAAAACAAGGATTTGAAACTCTTATTACCATGCCTTATGACAGTTACTTTTATAAGGGACAGCCTATCATAAATGCAACAGGTGAACACACAATGACAAAGATATACGGTCTGAAGTTATAA
- the LOC123529497 gene encoding uncharacterized protein LOC123529497 isoform X2, with protein MDISDNLTLEKAIEALEKVKAEFEIDNGRIAIITSDRYAETYDIMGNHFTPDEPLSKAFGVTWNEEFEQSVHKTLVQNVSICMISRDTNEVMGVRVIGLMRKSDPPSDFSSIKYEQLRSLYEFLNHKQYEVNFFERYEVDEAIHFTTLGVHKKFRRMGLGGRLLGAAVAMCRELGFKAIQGEGTSNFSQRIYEKQGFETLITMPYDSYFYKGQPIINATGEHTMTKIYGLKL; from the exons ATGGATATTTCAGATAATTTAACTTTGGAAAAAGCGATTGag GCGTTAGAGAAAGTGAAGGCTGAATTTGAAATCGACAATGGTCGAATAGCCATTATTACATCTGATCGGTATGCAGAGACATATGACATAATGGGTAACCATTTTACCCCAGATGAGCCTCTAAGTAAAGCTTTTGGTGTCACGTGGAATGAAGAATTTGAACAGTCAGTACACAAGACTCTCGTGCAGAATGTGTCTATCTGCATGATATCAAGGGATACAAATGAGGTAATGGGCGTTCGTGTGATTGGTCTTATGAGGAAATCAGACCCACCTAGTGACTTCTCGTCAATAAAGTACGAACAGTTAAGAAGTCTTTACGAATTCTTAAATCATAAACAATATGAGGTCAACTTCTTTGAAAGATACGAAGTTGATGAAGCCATACATTTCACAACGTTAGGAGTCCACAAAAAGTTCCGCCGAATGGGTCTCGGAGGTCGACTCCTTGGAGCTGCAGTCGCCATGTGCAGGGAGTTAGGATTCAAAGCAATACAGGGTGAAGGGACGTCCAATTTCTCACAAAGGATTTATGAAAAACAAGGATTTGAAACTCTTATTACCATGCCTTATGACAGTTACTTTTATAAGGGACAGCCTATCATAAATGCAACAGGTGAACACACAATGACAAAGATATACGGTCTGAAGTTATAA